A region from the Stutzerimonas stutzeri genome encodes:
- a CDS encoding VOC family protein, which translates to MSLYSKNTTSNLIPCLRYRDVPAALDWLCRVFDFERQSVVEDPQAGIIHAQLRFGSGMLMLGPVSDSPYGRQVRQPDEVGGVSTQSIYVIVNSADALYTKAKAAGAEVVIELKDEDYGGRGFSCRDLEGHLWNFGTYDPWAESVAEQNAPRGED; encoded by the coding sequence ATGTCCCTGTATAGCAAGAACACCACCTCGAACCTGATCCCCTGTCTCCGTTATCGCGACGTGCCCGCGGCGCTGGACTGGTTGTGCCGGGTGTTCGATTTCGAGCGGCAAAGCGTGGTCGAGGACCCGCAGGCCGGCATCATCCATGCCCAGCTGCGCTTCGGCAGCGGCATGCTGATGCTGGGGCCGGTGAGCGACTCGCCCTACGGTCGCCAGGTCAGGCAGCCGGACGAGGTGGGTGGTGTATCCACCCAGAGCATCTACGTCATCGTCAACAGTGCCGATGCCCTTTACACCAAGGCCAAGGCCGCGGGCGCTGAGGTCGTCATCGAGTTGAAGGATGAAGACTACGGTGGTCGCGGCTTCAGCTGCCGCGACCTCGAAGGGCACCTGTGGAACTTCGGTACCTACGATCCCTGGGCCGAGTCGGTTGCAGAGCAGAACGCGCCACGAGGAGAGGATTGA
- a CDS encoding aldo/keto reductase, whose amino-acid sequence MRTLTLADGTALSVIGQGTWHMGENPAERSNEVAALRQGIELGMTLIDTAEMYAEGGAEEVVGEAIRNRRERVFLVSKVYPHNASRQGVPQACERSLRRLGVDCIDLYLLHWRGQYPLAETVEAFERLKAQGKIRRWGVSNFDLDDMHELGTPACATNQVLYNPAERGIEFDLLPWCQAQGMPVMAYCPLGQGGDLLRHPALVDVARRHGAQPAQVALAWALRQPGVLVIPKSASATHLRANASAAELTLSAEDLSTLDGAFPPPARRQPLQMV is encoded by the coding sequence ATGCGAACCTTGACGTTGGCCGACGGTACGGCCCTTTCCGTGATCGGGCAGGGCACCTGGCACATGGGCGAGAACCCTGCCGAACGCAGCAACGAGGTGGCCGCGCTTCGGCAGGGCATCGAGCTTGGCATGACCCTGATCGACACCGCGGAAATGTATGCCGAAGGCGGTGCTGAAGAGGTGGTCGGTGAGGCCATTCGCAACCGGCGCGAGCGGGTCTTTCTGGTCAGCAAGGTCTATCCGCACAATGCCAGCCGCCAGGGCGTACCACAGGCCTGCGAGCGCAGCCTGCGGCGGCTGGGCGTCGACTGCATAGATCTGTATCTGCTGCACTGGCGTGGCCAGTACCCGCTGGCTGAAACGGTCGAGGCCTTCGAGCGGCTCAAGGCCCAAGGCAAGATCCGTCGCTGGGGTGTGTCGAATTTCGATCTTGACGACATGCACGAGCTGGGCACGCCGGCCTGCGCGACCAATCAGGTGCTCTACAACCCTGCCGAACGGGGGATCGAGTTCGACCTCTTGCCCTGGTGCCAGGCGCAGGGCATGCCGGTCATGGCCTATTGCCCGTTGGGGCAGGGTGGTGATCTGCTGCGCCACCCGGCGCTTGTCGATGTCGCGCGCCGGCACGGGGCCCAACCCGCTCAGGTCGCGCTGGCCTGGGCGCTGCGTCAGCCCGGGGTGCTGGTGATACCCAAATCCGCCAGCGCTACGCACCTGCGCGCCAATGCCTCTGCGGCCGAGTTGACGCTGTCAGCCGAGGACCTGAGCACGCTCGACGGTGCCTTCCCGCCGCCGGCTCGTCGGCAACCGCTGCAGATGGTCTGA
- a CDS encoding glucose/quinate/shikimate family membrane-bound PQQ-dependent dehydrogenase: MAVVISAIFCIILGLALAVGGWKIIALGGTWYFALLAVGFLLTGGLLLARRRAALWVYALVMLAALGWALYEVGFDWWQLAPRGSIIAPLGLWFLTPWIAQRLGWQHFGARAWGGGALVLMLAVALWGATAVQAISTDSHDIKGMLPQPLAAAPVASASPAGQVPEGEWHAYGRTQAGTRYSPLAQLTPANVDGLEQVWHYHTGDQRRPGDPDETTYEVTPLKVDDSLYICTPHNLVIALDADTGEERWRFDPKVPDSANRQHLTCRGLSYHASEAPADSQACPQRLFMPTADARLIALDPKTGQVCPKFGRNGEVDLWANMPNVKEGFYYSTSPPVVANGLVIIGGAVNDNVSTTEPSGVIRAYDAISGELRWNWDPGNPEQTEPIAEGQTYSQSTPNSWSIASADEALGLVYVPLGNQVPDQWGGERGENTERFSSSIVALDLDSGQLRWVFQTVHHDLWDMDVPAQPSLVDIDTESGPVPALVAPTKQGDIYVLDRRTGEPILPVREVPAPQGAAEGDRAAPTQPVSALSYAPPMLEGKDLWGATFIDQMLCHVQFHSLRYEGRYTPPSTQGTLVYPGNFGVFNWGGVAVDPVRQVVFSTPAYLPFTSTLIPREDDQKTYVSDKAPHLNENFGAPFAVELKPFVSPIGLPCTAPPWGYVAGADLRTGKTHWLRKNGTVRDRAPVPLPFKMGVPSLGGPMLTAGGVAFLSGTLDNYLRAYDSSTGRELAKWRLPAGGQSTPMTYLSRSGRQMVVVVAGGHGSLGTRAGDSVIAYALPR, encoded by the coding sequence GTGGCGGTCGTCATCAGCGCAATTTTCTGCATCATCCTGGGGCTCGCGCTCGCCGTTGGCGGTTGGAAAATCATCGCGCTTGGCGGTACCTGGTACTTCGCGTTGCTGGCGGTGGGTTTTCTGCTAACCGGCGGCTTGCTGCTGGCCCGACGCCGCGCGGCCCTGTGGGTCTACGCGTTGGTGATGCTCGCCGCGCTGGGGTGGGCCCTCTACGAGGTCGGCTTCGATTGGTGGCAGCTGGCACCCCGCGGCAGCATCATCGCACCGCTGGGGTTGTGGTTCCTGACGCCCTGGATTGCGCAGCGGCTGGGCTGGCAACATTTCGGTGCGCGCGCCTGGGGCGGCGGCGCCCTCGTGCTGATGCTGGCGGTCGCGCTCTGGGGCGCAACGGCGGTGCAGGCGATTTCGACCGACAGCCATGACATCAAGGGCATGTTGCCCCAGCCTCTGGCGGCAGCGCCCGTGGCGTCGGCGAGTCCAGCCGGGCAGGTGCCGGAAGGCGAATGGCATGCCTACGGTCGTACCCAGGCCGGCACGCGGTACTCACCACTGGCGCAGCTTACGCCTGCCAATGTCGATGGCCTGGAGCAGGTCTGGCACTACCACACCGGCGATCAGCGTCGGCCGGGCGATCCGGATGAAACGACCTACGAAGTGACGCCGCTGAAGGTCGATGACAGCCTCTACATCTGTACCCCGCACAATCTGGTCATCGCCCTGGATGCCGATACGGGGGAAGAGCGGTGGCGTTTCGATCCGAAGGTCCCGGACTCCGCCAATCGTCAGCATCTGACTTGCCGCGGCCTGTCCTACCACGCCAGTGAGGCGCCTGCCGACAGCCAGGCTTGCCCGCAGCGCCTGTTCATGCCGACCGCCGACGCCCGGCTGATCGCCCTCGACCCTAAAACAGGTCAGGTCTGTCCTAAATTCGGCCGTAATGGCGAGGTGGATTTGTGGGCCAACATGCCGAACGTGAAGGAGGGCTTTTACTATTCCACCTCGCCGCCGGTGGTCGCCAATGGGCTGGTCATCATCGGTGGGGCGGTCAACGACAACGTCTCGACTACCGAGCCGTCGGGCGTGATTCGCGCCTACGACGCCATCAGCGGCGAGCTGCGCTGGAACTGGGATCCGGGTAATCCCGAGCAGACCGAGCCGATTGCCGAGGGGCAGACGTACAGTCAGAGCACGCCCAACAGCTGGAGCATCGCCAGTGCCGACGAGGCGCTGGGCCTGGTCTATGTGCCGCTGGGTAATCAGGTGCCGGATCAATGGGGCGGCGAACGTGGGGAAAACACCGAGCGCTTCTCGTCTTCCATCGTCGCGCTCGACCTGGACAGCGGCCAGCTGCGCTGGGTATTTCAGACCGTGCACCACGATTTATGGGACATGGACGTGCCGGCACAGCCGAGTCTGGTCGACATCGACACTGAATCCGGCCCGGTCCCTGCGCTGGTCGCGCCGACCAAGCAGGGTGACATCTATGTGCTCGACCGTCGTACGGGGGAGCCGATCCTGCCGGTTCGTGAGGTGCCGGCCCCGCAGGGTGCCGCCGAAGGTGACCGGGCCGCGCCTACCCAGCCGGTCTCGGCGCTGAGCTACGCGCCTCCGATGCTTGAGGGCAAGGACCTCTGGGGCGCCACCTTCATCGATCAGATGCTTTGCCATGTTCAGTTCCATTCGCTGCGCTACGAAGGTCGCTACACACCGCCCTCGACCCAGGGCACCCTGGTGTATCCGGGCAATTTCGGCGTGTTCAACTGGGGTGGCGTGGCGGTAGATCCGGTCCGGCAGGTGGTGTTCAGTACGCCGGCTTACCTGCCGTTCACCTCGACCCTGATTCCCCGGGAAGACGACCAGAAAACCTACGTCTCGGACAAGGCGCCACACCTCAACGAGAATTTCGGCGCGCCGTTCGCGGTCGAGCTCAAGCCCTTCGTCTCGCCGATCGGCCTGCCGTGTACCGCGCCGCCGTGGGGATACGTCGCCGGGGCGGATTTGCGTACCGGCAAGACCCACTGGCTGCGCAAGAACGGCACCGTGCGCGACCGTGCACCGGTCCCGTTGCCCTTCAAGATGGGCGTGCCGAGTCTCGGCGGACCGATGCTCACGGCTGGCGGCGTAGCGTTCCTCAGCGGCACGCTGGACAACTACCTGCGCGCCTATGACAGCAGCACGGGCCGGGAACTGGCCAAGTGGCGGCTGCCGGCCGGGGGCCAGTCCACTCCGATGACCTACCTCAGCCGTTCCGGACGGCAGATGGTGGTAGTTGTTGCCGGTGGCCACGGCTCCCTCGGCACCCGCGCGGGAGACTCGGTGATCGCCTATGCCTTGCCGCGATAG
- a CDS encoding SDR family oxidoreductase, whose protein sequence is MSSSGTTLDGAVVVITGASSGIGRAAAQAFARQRARVVLAARDDEALQEVAAQCRACGGETLVVVTDMTLSDSVERLASAAADFGQGRIDVWVNNAGVGAVGAFDETPLDAHEQVVQTDLIGYLRGAHVVLPYFKQQNSGVLINTLSVGSWVPQPYAVAYSASKFGLRGFSHALRGELVQWPGIHVCDVYPSVVDTPGFRDGGNYAGRSLQPPPPLCDPRQVAEAMVSLALHPRHTTSVGVMATLLRFAHFITPGFDKLSGLITGAALRRADRVAPSSGNLFHPALGQRRIDGGWRSDNSRQENLLVAGGIAVGLIGAGLLLLRRRR, encoded by the coding sequence ATGTCTAGTTCTGGAACCACGCTCGACGGCGCGGTGGTGGTCATCACCGGTGCATCCAGCGGCATTGGCCGCGCGGCGGCGCAGGCCTTTGCGCGTCAGCGGGCCCGTGTGGTGCTGGCTGCACGCGACGACGAGGCCTTGCAAGAGGTCGCCGCGCAGTGCCGGGCCTGCGGCGGCGAGACGCTGGTGGTGGTCACCGACATGACCCTCAGCGACTCGGTTGAGCGGCTGGCCAGCGCCGCCGCCGACTTCGGGCAGGGGCGTATCGACGTCTGGGTCAACAATGCCGGCGTCGGCGCGGTTGGCGCGTTTGACGAAACGCCGCTAGACGCCCACGAGCAAGTGGTGCAAACCGATCTGATCGGCTATCTACGCGGCGCGCATGTGGTGCTGCCCTATTTCAAACAGCAGAACAGCGGTGTGCTGATCAACACCTTGTCGGTCGGCAGCTGGGTGCCGCAGCCGTACGCCGTCGCCTACTCGGCCAGCAAGTTTGGGCTGCGCGGTTTTTCCCATGCACTGCGCGGGGAGCTGGTGCAATGGCCCGGCATCCACGTGTGCGATGTGTATCCCTCGGTCGTAGACACTCCCGGTTTTCGCGATGGTGGCAACTATGCGGGCCGCTCCCTGCAACCGCCGCCACCGCTCTGTGATCCGCGCCAGGTGGCCGAAGCGATGGTCAGCCTGGCGTTGCACCCACGCCATACCACCTCGGTCGGCGTGATGGCGACCCTGCTGCGCTTCGCGCATTTCATCACGCCTGGCTTCGATAAGTTGTCGGGGCTGATTACCGGTGCTGCGCTGCGTCGGGCCGATCGCGTGGCGCCTTCGTCAGGCAACCTCTTTCATCCGGCACTGGGCCAGCGTCGAATCGATGGCGGCTGGCGATCCGACAATTCGCGTCAGGAAAATCTGCTGGTAGCAGGCGGCATCGCGGTGGGGCTGATCGGCGCCGGTTTGCTGTTGTTGCGTCGCCGCCGCTAG
- a CDS encoding DUF6279 family lipoprotein, with amino-acid sequence MRTRQVLGCKALLVLLALTLVVAGCSRMNLAYRNLHLLIPWSLADYLDLDRDQQRRFRAQLREHLDWHCRTQLPGYLVDIEQLQTQVRRGALDERTLRADYEKARRAIHAIATEITPTLTQLLAGLDETQVRELDEALEEDRRENRDEYLKPPLDQQIRERAERMSERVEQWLGSVSPAQRQRILTWSHALGAQNRPWLENRAHWQQRLSEALADRHGAGFEQRITQLLQAPETLWSADYRAAFGRAEQLTLDLVRELYKLSDAGQRQHFVGQLEDLRKDLGSLECLPEPN; translated from the coding sequence ATGCGGACGCGTCAGGTACTGGGCTGCAAGGCATTGCTGGTACTGCTGGCGCTCACCCTGGTCGTGGCCGGTTGCAGCCGGATGAACCTGGCCTATCGCAACCTGCACCTGCTGATTCCATGGTCGCTGGCTGACTACCTGGACCTGGATCGCGACCAGCAACGGCGTTTTCGTGCGCAATTGCGCGAGCACCTGGACTGGCATTGCCGTACCCAACTGCCCGGCTACCTCGTCGACATCGAACAGCTGCAGACGCAGGTCCGCCGAGGAGCCCTCGACGAACGCACGCTGCGCGCCGATTACGAGAAGGCACGCCGAGCCATTCACGCGATCGCCACGGAAATAACCCCAACGCTTACGCAGCTATTGGCCGGCCTCGACGAGACGCAGGTCCGCGAACTCGACGAAGCCCTGGAAGAGGATCGTCGCGAAAATCGGGACGAATACCTGAAGCCACCGCTTGATCAGCAGATCCGCGAGCGAGCGGAACGCATGAGCGAGCGGGTCGAGCAATGGCTTGGCAGTGTCAGCCCGGCACAACGGCAGCGCATCCTGACATGGTCCCATGCACTCGGAGCGCAAAACCGACCCTGGCTGGAAAACCGCGCCCACTGGCAGCAGCGGTTGAGTGAGGCCTTGGCCGATCGTCACGGAGCCGGCTTCGAGCAGCGCATCACGCAGTTATTGCAGGCCCCGGAGACGCTCTGGAGCGCCGACTACCGTGCCGCCTTCGGCCGTGCCGAGCAGTTGACCCTCGACCTTGTGCGCGAGCTTTACAAGCTGTCCGATGCAGGCCAGCGGCAGCACTTCGTGGGCCAGCTGGAAGACCTGCGCAAGGACCTGGGCTCGCTGGAATGCCTGCCGGAGCCCAACTGA
- a CDS encoding substrate-binding periplasmic protein, which produces MHRLVLLLYALLPLYCGAQQRVEVWSYHLSPPFMLDDQQGLSHAFVDMLNKDPGNHDRFRFELVELPRKRVDERLAQRRPGVLLWATPSFFNPKQTAHGKWSQPLLIDQQDFVSLPDAPFDYEGPESLHGLVLGGVLGHRYRALEADIASGKIVRQDVRTDAQNIEKLLSGRINTLLIPRSTFLYYRKEQRLRDLYISTTPLYQFARHLLINGPLDEAVVHYLEEFLRALPDNPEWQILLFKYGLNPIANER; this is translated from the coding sequence ATGCACAGACTCGTTCTGCTTTTATATGCACTGCTCCCGCTGTATTGCGGCGCGCAGCAGCGAGTCGAAGTATGGTCCTATCATCTCTCGCCACCTTTCATGCTCGATGACCAGCAGGGTTTGTCGCATGCGTTCGTCGACATGCTCAACAAGGACCCAGGCAACCACGATCGCTTTCGCTTCGAGCTGGTAGAGCTGCCGCGCAAGCGGGTGGATGAGCGCCTTGCCCAAAGAAGGCCTGGCGTTCTGCTCTGGGCCACGCCGAGCTTCTTCAACCCCAAGCAGACCGCCCACGGCAAATGGTCGCAGCCGCTGCTGATCGATCAGCAGGATTTCGTCTCGCTACCCGACGCGCCGTTCGATTACGAGGGGCCCGAGTCGCTTCACGGGCTGGTGCTGGGCGGTGTGCTCGGCCATCGATACCGTGCACTTGAAGCGGACATCGCCAGTGGCAAGATCGTCCGCCAGGATGTCCGGACCGACGCGCAGAACATCGAGAAACTGCTGTCGGGCCGCATCAATACCCTGCTGATTCCACGCTCCACATTCCTCTACTATCGCAAGGAGCAACGTCTGCGAGACCTGTATATCTCGACGACGCCGCTGTACCAGTTCGCGCGGCACCTGTTGATCAACGGACCGCTCGACGAAGCCGTTGTCCACTACCTGGAAGAATTCCTTCGCGCCTTGCCAGACAATCCCGAATGGCAGATTCTGCTGTTCAAGTACGGACTCAACCCCATCGCCAACGAGCGCTGA
- a CDS encoding CvfB family protein: MAAIGRFNSMQIVKHTGFGLYLDGGPDGEILLPNRYIPKNVPTEVDDWLNVFVYLDSEDKLIATTEKPKVQVGEFASLKVVEINRVGIFLDWGLPKDLLLPHSEERRQLNEGDYCVVHVYLDKHTRRITATARLDRYLDKTPARYKVGEAVDLLVVEPTDLGHKAIINGRHWGLIHKNEAFKFLRGGMREKGYIKEVRADGKISLSLQPVGSEAGDALQALILQKLEENQGTLAVSDKSAADEIARLFGVSKGNFKKAIGGLYKQGRIVIHPDRIERA, encoded by the coding sequence ATGGCCGCAATCGGGCGCTTCAACAGCATGCAGATCGTCAAGCACACCGGTTTCGGCCTGTACCTGGACGGCGGACCGGACGGCGAGATCCTTCTGCCCAACCGTTACATACCCAAGAACGTTCCCACCGAGGTCGACGACTGGCTCAACGTATTCGTCTATCTCGATAGCGAAGACAAGCTCATCGCGACCACCGAGAAGCCCAAGGTGCAGGTGGGTGAGTTCGCCAGCCTCAAGGTGGTCGAGATCAACCGGGTCGGGATCTTCCTCGACTGGGGCTTGCCCAAGGACCTGCTGTTGCCGCACTCAGAGGAGAGGCGCCAGCTGAACGAAGGCGACTATTGCGTCGTGCACGTCTATCTCGACAAGCACACCCGTCGCATCACCGCCACGGCGCGGCTGGATCGTTACCTGGACAAGACACCTGCGCGCTACAAGGTTGGTGAAGCCGTCGACCTGTTGGTGGTCGAGCCCACCGACCTCGGGCACAAGGCGATCATCAACGGCCGGCACTGGGGGTTGATCCACAAGAACGAGGCCTTCAAGTTCCTGCGCGGCGGCATGCGGGAAAAGGGCTATATCAAGGAAGTGCGCGCCGACGGCAAGATCAGCCTGAGCCTGCAGCCGGTTGGCAGCGAGGCGGGCGACGCCTTGCAGGCGCTGATCCTGCAGAAGCTGGAGGAGAACCAGGGCACTCTTGCGGTCAGTGACAAAAGCGCTGCCGATGAGATTGCGCGGTTGTTCGGCGTCAGCAAGGGCAACTTCAAGAAAGCCATCGGTGGCCTCTACAAGCAGGGGCGCATCGTGATCCACCCTGATCGTATCGAGCGCGCCTGA
- a CDS encoding PQQ-dependent sugar dehydrogenase, with translation MLRNAHRAFIYSVVLACSAQALAAPESFDSEQGRVTVATVAEGLEHPWALAFLPEQAGMLVTERPGRLRIVDSQGRLSKPLDGIPEVYARGQGGLLDVRLSPDFQQDRLVYLSYAEAGEGGKAGTAVGRGRLTDDNSGLEDFRVIFRQQPKLSTGVHFGSRLAFDGEGHLFIALGENNQRPTAQDLGKLQGKVVRIYPDGRVPDDNPFVGTAEARPEIWSYGHRNQQGAAFNPWSGRLWTHEHGPRGGDEVNIPQPGRNYGWPLATHGIDYSGRPIPEAKGKSAEGTEPPHYVWERSPAISGMAFYDADRFPAWQHNLFIGALVDQSLIRLQLDGDRIAHEERLLKSLGERIRDVRQGPDGYLYLLTDSPSGKLLRVGLEAP, from the coding sequence ATGTTGCGCAATGCCCATCGCGCGTTCATTTACAGCGTGGTTCTGGCTTGTTCCGCTCAAGCCCTCGCGGCCCCCGAGTCGTTCGACAGCGAGCAAGGTCGCGTCACGGTGGCAACCGTTGCCGAGGGGCTGGAACACCCATGGGCCCTGGCGTTTCTGCCCGAGCAGGCCGGAATGCTGGTCACCGAACGGCCGGGGCGGCTGCGTATCGTCGACAGTCAGGGGCGCTTGTCCAAGCCGCTCGATGGCATTCCAGAGGTTTATGCGCGCGGCCAGGGCGGTTTGTTGGACGTGCGCCTGTCGCCCGACTTCCAGCAGGACCGCCTGGTCTACCTCAGCTATGCCGAGGCAGGCGAGGGCGGCAAGGCTGGCACCGCCGTGGGGCGTGGTCGGCTGACGGACGACAACTCGGGGCTCGAGGATTTCAGGGTGATCTTCCGGCAACAACCGAAGCTGTCCACCGGCGTTCACTTCGGTTCTCGGCTGGCTTTCGACGGTGAAGGCCATCTGTTCATCGCGCTGGGCGAGAACAACCAGCGGCCCACTGCGCAGGATCTGGGCAAGCTGCAGGGAAAGGTGGTGCGGATCTACCCGGACGGTCGGGTGCCCGACGACAATCCCTTCGTCGGGACGGCAGAAGCGCGCCCGGAGATCTGGTCCTATGGTCATCGCAATCAGCAGGGCGCGGCCTTCAATCCCTGGAGCGGCCGCCTCTGGACGCATGAACACGGCCCGCGCGGCGGTGACGAAGTCAACATCCCGCAGCCGGGGCGCAATTATGGCTGGCCATTGGCGACCCATGGCATCGACTACAGCGGGCGACCGATACCGGAAGCCAAGGGGAAATCAGCCGAGGGCACCGAGCCGCCGCATTACGTCTGGGAGCGATCTCCGGCCATCAGCGGTATGGCCTTCTACGACGCGGATCGTTTCCCGGCATGGCAACACAACCTTTTTATCGGGGCATTGGTGGACCAATCACTCATCCGCCTGCAGCTCGACGGCGATCGCATCGCTCATGAAGAACGCTTGCTGAAATCACTGGGCGAGCGCATCCGCGATGTCCGTCAGGGGCCGGATGGCTATCTCTATCTGTTGACCGATTCGCCGAGCGGCAAACTGTTGCGCGTCGGGCTTGAGGCGCCTTAA
- the rfaH gene encoding transcription/translation regulatory transformer protein RfaH codes for MDRHTDLPTEAWYLLQCKPRQDGRAQEHLSRQGFECFAPTVMMQSLCAGKVREQSQPLFPGYVFVRMGAQDSWLSLRSTRGVNRVVGFCGQPCRVQETIIDQLRQRCATARPAPVLVRGDRVQVRVGACTEMEAIFLAMDGQERVMLLLNVLNRQHQIQVGLASIEPVRQAATLRLR; via the coding sequence GTGGATAGGCACACCGATTTGCCGACTGAGGCCTGGTATCTGCTGCAGTGCAAGCCGCGTCAGGACGGGCGCGCTCAGGAGCACCTGTCGAGGCAGGGCTTCGAATGCTTCGCCCCGACCGTGATGATGCAGAGCCTGTGTGCCGGCAAGGTGCGCGAGCAGTCGCAACCGTTGTTTCCCGGCTATGTGTTCGTTCGCATGGGGGCGCAGGACAGCTGGCTGTCGTTGCGTTCGACGCGCGGTGTCAATCGTGTCGTCGGGTTCTGCGGTCAGCCGTGTCGCGTGCAGGAGACGATCATCGATCAGCTTCGCCAGCGCTGCGCAACGGCTCGGCCCGCTCCCGTGCTGGTTCGCGGGGATCGGGTGCAGGTCCGGGTCGGGGCGTGCACGGAGATGGAGGCGATCTTTCTCGCCATGGATGGGCAAGAGCGGGTGATGTTGCTGCTCAATGTGCTCAACCGGCAGCACCAGATTCAGGTCGGGCTGGCGAGTATCGAGCCGGTTCGGCAGGCCGCGACGTTGCGGCTTCGTTAA
- a CDS encoding LysE family translocator, with amino-acid sequence MSDPAFWLVFFLAALALNLSPGPDLLFVLSRTLSGGRRVGVASACGVCSGALVHVAAAALGLSAILATSALAFAVVKYVGAVYLLYLGVQALRSAGGTQLSVKPVPRASAWQAYRQGILVDILNPKAAIFFMAFLPQFVRPDQGPVALQLLGLGVLVVLVAIVVECSLVLLAARATSALRGNRRLSQWLDRVLGSMLIGLGIRLGLAERV; translated from the coding sequence ATGTCGGATCCGGCGTTCTGGTTGGTTTTCTTCCTGGCTGCCCTGGCGCTTAATCTGTCGCCGGGGCCGGATCTGCTGTTCGTTCTGTCGCGTACCCTGAGCGGCGGGCGACGTGTCGGTGTGGCCTCGGCGTGCGGTGTTTGCAGCGGCGCGCTCGTGCACGTGGCGGCCGCCGCGCTGGGGCTTTCGGCGATTCTGGCGACTTCGGCGCTGGCCTTCGCAGTGGTCAAGTATGTCGGCGCGGTGTACCTGCTTTATCTCGGTGTCCAGGCGTTGCGTTCGGCCGGCGGTACCCAGCTCAGCGTGAAGCCAGTACCGCGAGCCAGCGCCTGGCAGGCTTATCGCCAGGGCATCCTGGTGGACATCCTCAACCCGAAGGCGGCGATCTTTTTCATGGCATTTCTGCCGCAGTTCGTACGCCCCGATCAGGGTCCGGTAGCCCTGCAACTGCTGGGGCTCGGCGTGCTGGTGGTGTTGGTGGCTATCGTCGTGGAGTGCAGCCTGGTGCTGCTGGCAGCCCGAGCGACCTCGGCGTTGCGTGGCAATCGGCGTCTCAGCCAATGGCTCGATCGTGTGCTCGGCTCGATGCTGATCGGGCTGGGCATCCGCCTCGGGCTGGCCGAACGCGTCTAG
- a CDS encoding RNA pseudouridine synthase, with amino-acid sequence MTDPIRLSKCLAEQLGCSRREAELYIEGGWVKVDGKVIEAPFFKIGSQQIELLPGATATEVPPVTLLLHKPAGQPTATDPADAQRQLSSAEHWAGDGARIAPRARHLARQTALLPLEPDVSGLVLFSQQREVIRKLADPRGKLEQEYVVEVAGEPEEGGLALLAKGIGHRGKILPKAKASWQSETRLRIVLHAPRPGDLRQLCEAIGLQMLSCKRIRIGRLSMAKLPVGEWRFLGEHERF; translated from the coding sequence ATGACCGACCCGATACGCTTGTCCAAATGCCTTGCCGAGCAGCTTGGCTGTTCCCGACGCGAGGCCGAGCTCTATATCGAAGGCGGCTGGGTCAAGGTCGACGGCAAGGTGATCGAAGCACCATTTTTCAAGATCGGCAGCCAGCAGATCGAATTGCTGCCCGGCGCCACCGCTACCGAAGTGCCACCTGTCACGCTGCTGCTGCACAAACCCGCCGGCCAGCCCACCGCAACGGACCCGGCCGACGCGCAGCGACAACTATCCAGCGCCGAACACTGGGCCGGCGACGGCGCACGCATCGCACCGCGCGCGCGACATCTTGCCCGCCAGACCGCCCTTTTGCCGCTGGAGCCGGACGTCAGCGGCCTGGTGCTGTTCAGTCAGCAGCGCGAAGTGATCCGTAAACTGGCCGACCCGCGTGGCAAGCTCGAGCAGGAGTACGTCGTCGAAGTGGCCGGCGAGCCAGAGGAAGGCGGCCTGGCACTGCTGGCCAAAGGCATTGGCCATAGAGGCAAGATCCTGCCCAAGGCCAAGGCCAGCTGGCAGAGCGAAACCCGTTTGCGCATCGTCCTCCATGCACCACGTCCCGGCGATCTGCGCCAACTCTGCGAGGCCATCGGCCTGCAGATGCTCAGCTGCAAGCGCATCCGTATCGGTCGCCTGTCAATGGCCAAGCTGCCAGTCGGCGAGTGGCGCTTCCTCGGCGAACACGAACGTTTCTAG